In a genomic window of Halanaerobiales bacterium:
- a CDS encoding ferrous iron transporter B, which yields MKVLLMGNPNVGKSVIFSKLTGTSVTASNYPGTTVEYTEGQMRYEGEDVEIIDVPGTYTLDPTNQAEEVAVDMIEKGDLIINVVDATNLERHLNLTLQLLERDIPVIVALNLWDETKHKGIDINLEKLRKELGVPVIPTVAIKSKGIKELIDNFHYREITDVDYGTSEKRWAEIGKIIDEVQRIEPRHHTFLELLEEYTIKPLTGIPFMFLVLYLTFKVIRFIGEGLIGYVTEPFFINFYRPLLVKLSEFLGSGGIIHDILVGQLVEGSINLEQSFGLLSTAVYIPFAAVLPYIISFYLVLGILEDSGYLPRLAVLVDNIMHKVGLHGFSIIPMILGLGCNVPAALSVRSLESRREKFIASTLMAISIPCMAQIAMIFGLLGPFGGKYVIYVFAMLVFVWIIVGLILNKLLPGYSNDLLLEVPSFRLPDPLTILKKLWMRIVSFLKEAIPFML from the coding sequence ATGAAAGTCCTGTTAATGGGTAATCCTAATGTAGGAAAAAGTGTTATTTTTTCTAAGTTAACAGGTACCAGTGTTACTGCCTCTAATTATCCTGGAACAACTGTAGAATATACTGAAGGACAGATGAGATATGAAGGTGAAGATGTAGAAATCATCGATGTTCCAGGTACTTATACTCTTGATCCTACCAATCAGGCTGAAGAAGTAGCTGTTGATATGATTGAAAAAGGGGATTTAATCATTAATGTAGTTGATGCTACTAATTTAGAGAGACATTTAAATCTTACTCTTCAGCTTTTGGAAAGAGATATACCTGTGATTGTTGCTTTAAATTTATGGGATGAGACAAAACATAAAGGGATTGATATTAATTTAGAAAAATTAAGAAAAGAGTTGGGAGTTCCTGTTATCCCGACAGTTGCTATAAAGAGTAAGGGGATTAAAGAATTAATAGATAATTTTCATTATAGAGAAATCACTGATGTTGATTATGGTACCTCAGAAAAGAGATGGGCTGAAATAGGTAAAATTATTGATGAGGTCCAGAGAATTGAACCCAGACATCATACATTTTTAGAATTATTGGAAGAATATACAATAAAACCACTAACCGGTATACCTTTTATGTTTCTGGTGCTTTATTTAACATTTAAGGTGATTAGATTCATTGGAGAGGGTTTGATCGGTTATGTAACTGAGCCCTTTTTTATAAATTTTTATCGACCATTATTAGTGAAATTAAGTGAATTTTTAGGTTCAGGTGGAATAATTCACGATATTTTAGTTGGACAGTTAGTTGAAGGTTCTATTAATTTAGAACAATCTTTTGGACTTTTATCAACAGCTGTTTATATTCCTTTTGCTGCTGTTTTACCCTATATCATTTCTTTTTATTTGGTATTAGGGATCTTAGAAGATTCAGGATATCTGCCTCGTCTGGCAGTTTTAGTCGATAATATTATGCATAAAGTTGGTTTACATGGGTTTTCAATTATTCCTATGATTTTAGGTTTGGGATGTAATGTACCGGCTGCTTTATCAGTTCGCAGTTTAGAGAGTAGAAGGGAAAAGTTTATAGCAAGTACCTTGATGGCGATTTCGATTCCCTGTATGGCCCAGATTGCAATGATTTTTGGTCTTTTAGGACCTTTTGGTGGAAAATATGTAATTTATGTTTTTGCTATGCTTGTATTTGTCTGGATTATTGTTGGTCTTATATTAAATAAATTACTTCCAGGTTATAGTAATGACTTATTACTTGAGGTTCCTTCATTTAGATTACCTGATCCATTAACTATTTTAAAAAAGTTATGGATGAGAATAGTTAGTTTTCTAAAAGAAGCTATACCTTTTATGTTA
- a CDS encoding FeoA family protein: MTLLELEKGKKARVVGCEGGRGLSNKLNAMGIRPGKEIKKVSETFIGGPITIKIDNTNIAIGHGMAGKIKLEVID, encoded by the coding sequence ATGACTTTACTTGAATTAGAAAAGGGGAAGAAAGCAAGAGTTGTAGGCTGTGAAGGTGGCCGTGGGCTTTCAAATAAATTAAATGCAATGGGGATTAGACCTGGTAAAGAAATAAAAAAAGTGAGTGAGACTTTTATCGGTGGTCCCATAACTATTAAAATTGATAATACCAATATTGCGATTGGTCATGGTATGGCCGGAAAAATTAAGTTAGAGGTGATTGATTAA
- a CDS encoding glycerol-3-phosphate responsive antiterminator, with protein sequence MKHLKNYFTKNPVIAALRNNEEFRKALWSDAILLFVLSGDISSLSKMMEEARKYDKLIFLHIDLIKGIAADKAGIKFLADNNLCDGIVSTKSNLIKEAQKWDLMAVQRLFLLDSASLNSGENMIKNNEPDAIEILPGIAAPYFIDHVSNINDCPVIAGGLIREKEEINKLIEKGVMAISSSDHHLWNYKLEDKS encoded by the coding sequence ATGAAACATTTAAAAAATTATTTTACTAAAAATCCAGTTATAGCTGCCCTTCGAAATAATGAGGAATTTAGAAAGGCTCTCTGGTCTGATGCAATATTATTGTTTGTTCTCTCTGGTGATATCTCCAGTCTTTCTAAAATGATGGAAGAAGCCCGAAAATATGATAAATTAATTTTTCTCCATATAGATTTAATAAAAGGGATAGCTGCTGATAAAGCAGGTATTAAATTTTTAGCTGATAATAATCTCTGTGATGGAATAGTGAGTACTAAAAGTAATCTGATTAAAGAGGCGCAAAAATGGGATTTAATGGCTGTTCAGCGTTTATTTTTGCTTGATTCAGCTTCTCTTAATTCCGGTGAAAATATGATTAAAAATAATGAACCTGATGCTATTGAAATTCTGCCAGGGATTGCTGCCCCTTATTTTATAGACCATGTTTCAAATATAAATGATTGTCCGGTAATTGCCGGAGGGCTTATTAGAGAAAAAGAAGAAATTAATAAATTGATTGAAAAAGGAGTTATGGCAATTTCCAGTAGTGATCATCATCTATGGAATTACAAATTAGAAGATAAAAGTTGA
- a CDS encoding DUF1667 domain-containing protein — translation MRNNKVEEIICVSCPKGCRIKVESKDNELKNISGYSCEEGKRYAKEEFKNPTRILPTTVRVKKGEFPLVSVKTKRGIPKAKLLKAMEVIAEIEVKAPVEIGDIILEDILNTGVDLVATRNVRESE, via the coding sequence ATGAGAAATAATAAAGTAGAAGAAATTATCTGTGTAAGCTGTCCAAAGGGATGTCGGATAAAAGTAGAATCTAAAGATAATGAGCTAAAAAATATATCTGGTTATAGTTGTGAAGAAGGAAAAAGATATGCAAAAGAAGAGTTTAAAAATCCAACCCGTATTCTTCCGACAACTGTTAGAGTAAAAAAAGGAGAGTTTCCCTTAGTTTCTGTAAAAACTAAAAGAGGAATTCCTAAAGCTAAGTTACTCAAGGCAATGGAAGTTATTGCTGAAATAGAGGTAAAGGCTCCAGTTGAGATCGGTGATATTATTTTAGAAGATATTCTTAATACTGGAGTAGATCTGGTGGCAACCAGGAATGTAAGAGAAAGTGAATAA
- a CDS encoding FAD-dependent oxidoreductase, with amino-acid sequence MKDKYQLAVIGGGPAGMAAALKAREKGIDDIIVLERDEYLGGILPQCIHNGFGLEYFSEELTGPEYAQRFISDLKNSEIKVLDETMVIEINAKKEITALSKTKGMMKIKAEAIFLAMGCRERTRENIKIPGDRLAGVLTAGTAQRYTNIEGFVPGKEVVILGSGDIGLIMARRMKLEGAKVKAVLELLPYSNGLIRNQVQCLDDYDIPLKLNHTITRIEGKDRVERVKVAEVDDDLEVISGSEEWISCDTVLLSVGLIPENELTKGMGIELNPVTGGPEVNEMRETEIEGVFAGGNVLHVHDLVDWVSEESEIAASGIVDYLKNERQKRENSLKLKTGDNFNYVIPNKIDYRDKNRNYIKLFMRVKEPMENVEIHFIYKGKSILKYNKDFVLPGEMLTLNLPEKIIDEKMEEIKITLKKQDKEDLYEK; translated from the coding sequence ATGAAAGATAAATATCAATTAGCTGTAATTGGTGGAGGACCGGCGGGGATGGCTGCTGCTCTTAAAGCCAGAGAAAAGGGAATAGATGATATCATAGTATTGGAAAGAGACGAATATTTAGGTGGTATTTTACCTCAATGTATTCACAATGGTTTTGGCCTTGAGTATTTTTCTGAAGAATTAACTGGTCCGGAGTATGCTCAAAGGTTTATTAGTGATCTCAAAAATAGCGAGATAAAAGTTTTAGATGAAACGATGGTGATTGAGATAAATGCTAAAAAAGAAATTACTGCTTTAAGTAAGACTAAAGGTATGATGAAAATAAAAGCAGAGGCTATCTTTTTGGCGATGGGCTGTCGGGAGAGAACCAGAGAAAATATAAAAATACCGGGAGATAGATTGGCCGGGGTGTTAACAGCAGGGACAGCACAACGTTATACTAATATAGAAGGATTTGTTCCTGGAAAAGAGGTAGTAATTCTCGGATCCGGTGATATTGGTTTGATTATGGCCCGGAGGATGAAATTAGAAGGAGCTAAAGTTAAAGCTGTTTTAGAACTTTTACCTTATTCTAATGGTCTTATCCGTAATCAGGTGCAGTGTCTTGATGATTATGATATACCTTTAAAGTTAAATCATACTATTACCAGAATTGAAGGAAAAGATAGGGTAGAGAGGGTAAAAGTTGCTGAAGTAGATGATGATTTAGAAGTTATTTCCGGTTCAGAGGAATGGATTAGTTGTGATACTGTTCTTTTATCAGTAGGACTTATTCCGGAAAATGAGCTAACAAAAGGAATGGGTATTGAACTTAATCCAGTTACTGGAGGTCCGGAAGTTAATGAAATGAGAGAAACTGAAATAGAGGGAGTTTTTGCTGGAGGTAATGTTTTACATGTTCATGATTTAGTTGATTGGGTTAGTGAAGAGTCAGAAATTGCAGCTTCTGGAATAGTAGACTATCTAAAAAATGAAAGACAAAAAAGGGAAAATAGCCTGAAACTTAAAACAGGAGATAATTTTAACTATGTGATCCCTAATAAAATAGATTATAGAGATAAAAATAGGAATTATATAAAACTTTTCATGAGAGTCAAAGAACCAATGGAAAATGTAGAAATTCACTTCATTTATAAGGGAAAATCAATCTTAAAATATAATAAAGATTTTGTTCTTCCTGGAGAAATGCTTACTCTTAATTTACCGGAAAAAATTATTGATGAAAAGATGGAAGAAATAAAAATTACTCTAAAAAAGCAGGATAAGGAGGACCTTTATGAGAAATAA